From Juglans regia cultivar Chandler chromosome 6, Walnut 2.0, whole genome shotgun sequence, the proteins below share one genomic window:
- the LOC109020123 gene encoding ethylene-responsive transcription factor ERN1-like, whose protein sequence is MDMISLVISGTPSEPQNACQNHAPTPLEIEGIHANEEKGSMELPKRRKSNGGRYLGVRQRPSGRWVAEIKDSLQKLRLWLGTFDSAEEAALAYDSAARLLRGKNAKTNFPCHHGVVSTHEESYRSLEKNPRLFRLLQHAIMKNHARSIIFREDQIHGDKVDSSSFDALVEETIVCNSSSSSESGICDMYDHDRNKLSQLSVGSSKVYSSVFVAPSFSSSRCQVGEDRKDCQLRGLSNGISHSPYK, encoded by the coding sequence ATGGACATGATCAGCCTAGTGATCTCAGGAACCCCATCTGAACCTCAAAACGCATGTCAAAATCATGCCCCAACACCTCTAGAAATAGAGGGAATTCATGCCAATGAAGAAAAGGGAAGCATGGAGcttccaaaaagaagaaaaagcaaCGGAGGAAGGTATCTAGGGGTGAGACAAAGACCTTCAGGAAGATGGGTTGCTGAAATCAAGGACTCCTTGCAGAAACTGAGGCTGTGGTTGGGGACTTTTGACAGTGCAGAAGAGGCCGCCCTGGCTTATGACAGTGCCGCCAGGCTTTTAAGAGGAAAAAATGCAAAGACAAACTTCCCGTGTCATCATGGAGTTGTGAGCACACATGAAGAAAGTTACAGGTCATTGGAAAAGAATCCAAGGCTTTTCCGGCTTCTTCAGCATGCAATCATGAAGAACCATGCAAGATCGATCATTTTTAGGGAAGATCAGATTCATGGTGATAAAGTTGATTCAAGCTCTTTTGATGCGCTTGTTGAAGAAACCATAGTTTGTAATTCATCATCAAGCTCTGAATCCGGAATCTGTGATATGTATGATCATGATAGAAACAAACTTTCTCAGCTCTCAGTTGGTAGTTCCAAGGTTTATTCTTCAGTTTTTGTTGCTCCATCTTTCAGTTCTTCTCGATGTCAAGTAGGAGAAGATCGAAAGGATTGCCAATTAAGAGGCTTAAGCAATGGAATATCTCATTCCCCATACAAATAG